The following proteins are co-located in the Rippkaea orientalis PCC 8801 genome:
- a CDS encoding ABC transporter ATP-binding protein — protein sequence MENLLEVNNVYAGYLQDLNILQGINFRIAPGELVAVIGPNGAGKSTLAKTIFGLLTPNQGKIVFKGKNIAGLKSDQIVRQGMCYVPQIANVFASLTIEENLEMGAFIRNGSLKQDKDRIYTMFPRLGERRRQKAGTLSGGERQMLAMGRALMLDPDLLLLDEPSAALSPILVNTVFDQIKAINQSGKAIVLVEQNAKKALMMADRGYVLESGRDRFEGTGEDLLNDPKVGQLYLGAAYHGSGDQH from the coding sequence ATGGAAAATCTGTTAGAAGTTAACAATGTTTATGCAGGATACCTTCAAGACTTAAATATACTCCAAGGAATTAATTTTCGGATTGCTCCAGGGGAATTAGTAGCGGTTATTGGACCCAATGGTGCAGGAAAATCCACTTTAGCTAAAACCATTTTTGGACTTTTAACCCCCAATCAAGGTAAAATTGTCTTTAAAGGCAAGAATATCGCTGGATTAAAATCTGATCAAATTGTCCGCCAAGGAATGTGTTATGTTCCCCAAATCGCCAATGTTTTCGCCTCCTTAACCATCGAAGAAAACCTAGAAATGGGGGCATTTATCCGCAATGGATCGCTAAAACAGGACAAAGATCGTATTTATACCATGTTTCCTCGCTTGGGAGAACGCCGTCGTCAAAAAGCCGGAACCTTATCAGGGGGAGAACGCCAAATGTTAGCCATGGGTCGTGCTTTGATGCTAGATCCCGATTTATTACTTTTAGATGAACCCTCAGCCGCTCTTTCTCCTATTTTAGTCAATACTGTTTTTGACCAGATTAAAGCTATCAATCAAAGTGGGAAAGCGATCGTTCTAGTGGAACAAAATGCTAAAAAAGCCCTAATGATGGCTGATCGGGGCTATGTTTTAGAAAGTGGCCGCGATCGCTTTGAAGGCACAGGAGAGGATCTGTTAAATGATCCCAAAGTGGGTCAATTGTATTTAGGGGCTGCCTATCACGGGTCAGGTGATCAACATTAG
- a CDS encoding indolepyruvate ferredoxin oxidoreductase subunit alpha, translating to MPHTIVTETCEGVADCVDACPVACIHEGPGKNSKGTDWYWIDFNTCIDCGICLNVCPVEGAIIPEERPDLQKTPQ from the coding sequence TTGCCACACACCATTGTCACCGAAACCTGCGAAGGAGTCGCCGACTGCGTAGATGCTTGTCCCGTCGCTTGCATTCATGAAGGTCCTGGTAAAAATAGCAAAGGGACTGATTGGTACTGGATTGATTTTAATACCTGTATTGACTGCGGCATTTGTCTGAACGTTTGTCCCGTCGAAGGAGCTATCATACCCGAAGAACGTCCTGACTTGCAAAAAACACCCCAGTAG
- a CDS encoding S9 family peptidase — MKSLKVAPFGSWKSPITADLIVAESLGLGAVIYEGEDIYWLEARPTEGGRNVLMKRTLDGQVTEMTPQPFNVRTRVHEYGGGAFLIVQGTLYFINFSDQRLYQKLPNQDPTPLTPEGTYRYADLILDPLRHRLICVGEDHSQGEKEPENTLVSIDLNSGKINTLVSGCDFYSSPRLSPDGTQLTWISWNHPNLPWDGSQLWLATVQADGSLDQVRLIAGGTNESICEPKWSPDGQLYFSSDRRGWWNLYRYTQKGAIDPLFPLNAEFSYPHWVFGLSNYSFISESHVICSFNQDGQWYLASLDTQQKQLSVIETHYTNISSLDANGHKIVLIGGCPTEPTAIVQLNLKTGETTVLKQSHTLNIDSGYLSTPEMVSFPTENGLTAYAWYYPPKNKDYKPPKGELPPLLVKSHGGPTACASPSFNLRLQYWTSRGFGYLDVNYGGSTGFGREYRQRLDGKWGLVDVDDCINGAKYLVEHGLVDGDRLAISGGSAGGYTTLAALTFRDTFKAGASYYGISDLEALAKDTHKFESRYLERLIGKYPEEKEIYQQRSPIHFTEQLTCPVIFFQGLEDKVVPPSQACQMVEILKKKGLPVAYVPFAGEQHGFRRSETIKRALEAEFYFYSQIFGFEPADNIEPVEIINGG; from the coding sequence ATGAAATCCCTAAAAGTTGCCCCCTTCGGTTCTTGGAAATCTCCCATCACAGCAGACCTGATCGTGGCTGAAAGTCTTGGACTCGGTGCAGTGATCTATGAGGGTGAAGATATCTATTGGTTAGAAGCAAGACCAACGGAAGGAGGACGCAACGTTCTAATGAAACGGACGTTAGATGGCCAAGTCACCGAAATGACCCCCCAACCCTTCAATGTGCGAACCCGTGTCCATGAATACGGAGGGGGAGCCTTTTTAATCGTTCAAGGGACTCTTTATTTTATTAATTTTAGTGACCAACGTCTTTATCAAAAATTACCCAATCAAGACCCCACACCCCTGACCCCAGAAGGAACTTATCGCTACGCTGATCTGATTTTAGACCCCTTGCGTCATCGTTTAATTTGCGTCGGTGAAGACCATAGTCAAGGGGAAAAAGAACCCGAAAATACCCTCGTTAGTATTGATCTTAATAGCGGAAAGATTAATACTCTAGTATCAGGCTGTGACTTTTATTCTAGTCCCCGTCTGAGTCCCGATGGAACCCAACTCACTTGGATCAGTTGGAACCACCCGAATTTACCCTGGGATGGTAGCCAATTATGGTTAGCTACCGTTCAAGCTGATGGTAGCTTAGATCAGGTACGTTTAATTGCCGGAGGGACTAACGAGTCCATTTGTGAACCCAAATGGTCCCCCGATGGTCAATTATATTTCTCCAGCGATCGCCGAGGATGGTGGAATCTCTACCGCTACACCCAAAAAGGAGCCATTGATCCCCTATTCCCTCTTAATGCGGAATTTTCTTACCCACACTGGGTCTTTGGTTTATCTAACTATAGCTTTATCTCAGAATCTCACGTGATCTGTAGTTTTAACCAAGACGGACAATGGTATCTCGCCAGTTTAGATACCCAACAAAAACAGCTAAGCGTCATTGAAACCCACTATACCAATATTTCCTCCCTCGATGCCAATGGGCATAAAATTGTTTTAATTGGGGGTTGTCCCACAGAACCCACCGCAATTGTTCAATTAAACCTAAAAACAGGGGAAACAACAGTCCTCAAGCAATCCCATACCTTAAACATTGATAGCGGTTATTTGTCAACCCCCGAAATGGTGTCTTTTCCGACCGAAAATGGCTTAACCGCCTATGCTTGGTATTATCCTCCTAAAAATAAAGACTATAAACCCCCTAAAGGCGAATTACCTCCCCTATTAGTCAAAAGTCATGGAGGACCTACCGCTTGCGCATCCCCTAGCTTTAACCTACGTCTGCAATATTGGACCAGTCGCGGTTTTGGTTATCTTGATGTCAATTATGGCGGAAGTACGGGGTTTGGTCGGGAATATCGCCAACGCTTAGACGGAAAATGGGGTCTAGTGGATGTAGATGACTGCATCAATGGGGCAAAATATCTGGTAGAACATGGGTTAGTTGATGGTGATCGCCTAGCCATTTCTGGAGGAAGTGCAGGAGGGTACACCACCTTGGCGGCTTTAACCTTTCGGGATACCTTCAAGGCCGGAGCGAGTTACTATGGAATCAGTGATTTAGAAGCCTTAGCTAAAGATACCCATAAGTTTGAATCTCGCTATCTAGAGCGGTTAATTGGCAAATATCCCGAAGAAAAGGAAATTTATCAACAGCGATCGCCGATTCATTTTACCGAACAACTCACTTGTCCCGTAATCTTTTTCCAAGGGTTAGAGGATAAAGTGGTTCCTCCGTCCCAAGCGTGTCAGATGGTGGAAATTCTCAAGAAAAAAGGACTCCCTGTCGCTTATGTTCCCTTTGCAGGAGAACAACACGGTTTTAGACGGTCTGAAACGATTAAACGCGCATTAGAAGCCGAATTTTATTTTTATTCTCAGATTTTTGGCTTTGAACCCGCAGATAACATTGAACCTGTTGAGATTATTAATGGGGGATAA
- a CDS encoding methyl-accepting chemotaxis protein: MAPGTDYSKLYNQAYVAYGQGEYEEAATLIEPMAEAYSQDPHVLLLRGHIHLSLQQYETACADYQSVLTLTDQQDLLKLAQQGLAQAQEMLGQASPNNLNHSQKSASYLGSSSLNDEDEDEEDGLIWQDNEEGEADWDSNFQIDENLDWDFDEEDFGEPTIGHDPSQANPFDNAGQTTFRPPQADVASLAVEDDLNLETPDTWQSPFTEAMEDFPFTDDEDLRTEPHPTASVGKNTFLVTPKLDNSRENPEGTPIESFLRPSSRNLLNYNSDEDLTLPPSSSSMGNQENQLVENLDSDLSHLTEMAAELPDSDIFTRSAEVFSDNLSLDASDLMSAAPTPTTVTWVKPNEAMGGDLSVASNQGIKPTVEVAQQGWAAWFINASLKHKPWIAAGATGIASFLMVLLVSTFTSVMSPKPQSGTTPVPQTSQSTPKPQNNQKPAAKATNKPSAAKSGSPVLLMALLGGLTGFSTTLLFSFLICGQVKRTIEDLQAQFDAMYAGDFNVKATIHSSDELGQLSLSFNQLARIILTTTSEAQQRAAETEQAQEDLTRQVIRLLDDVEGAARGDLTVEAVVTADVLGAVADAFNLTIQNLREIVGQVKQAAKQVNKGSTDSESFARNNSSDALRMAEELAVTLNSVQVMTESIQRVAENAREAEEVASVSSVTALKGGEAVERTVAGILGIRETVSDTTRKVKRLAEASQEISKIVALISQIASRTNLLALNASIQAARAGEAGRGFAIVADEVRQLADRSAKSLKEIEQIVLQIQSETGSVMTAMEEGIQQVINLVDTSEQAKRSLEDIIDVSNRINGLVRSITADTVKQRENSRAVTQVMQSVELTAQEASQESQRVAGSLQTLVAISRDLLASVERFRVDKSET; the protein is encoded by the coding sequence ATGGCACCCGGCACAGATTACAGCAAGTTATATAATCAAGCGTATGTCGCCTATGGACAGGGGGAGTACGAGGAGGCAGCCACCTTAATTGAGCCGATGGCAGAAGCCTATAGTCAAGATCCTCATGTTCTGCTCTTGCGAGGCCATATTCACTTGAGCCTTCAGCAGTATGAAACTGCCTGTGCCGACTATCAATCAGTCCTAACCCTAACGGATCAACAAGATTTACTCAAACTAGCCCAGCAAGGGTTAGCCCAAGCACAAGAAATGTTAGGCCAAGCTAGTCCTAACAACCTCAATCATAGCCAAAAGTCAGCGAGTTACCTAGGTTCATCTTCCTTGAACGATGAAGATGAAGACGAAGAAGATGGACTCATTTGGCAAGACAACGAAGAAGGAGAAGCCGACTGGGATAGTAACTTCCAAATAGATGAAAATCTTGATTGGGACTTTGATGAGGAGGATTTTGGTGAACCAACCATTGGCCACGACCCATCCCAAGCCAATCCCTTTGATAATGCAGGACAAACCACCTTTAGGCCTCCCCAAGCAGACGTTGCTTCCTTAGCCGTCGAGGATGACCTCAACTTAGAAACACCGGACACTTGGCAATCTCCCTTCACCGAAGCGATGGAAGACTTCCCCTTCACTGATGATGAGGATCTCAGAACCGAACCCCATCCGACGGCGAGTGTGGGGAAAAACACCTTTTTAGTGACTCCTAAATTGGATAACTCAAGAGAAAATCCTGAAGGCACACCCATAGAAAGCTTTTTACGTCCATCCTCTCGGAATTTGCTCAATTATAATTCTGATGAAGACTTGACCCTGCCACCGAGTTCTTCGAGCATGGGCAATCAGGAAAATCAGCTTGTAGAGAATTTAGATAGCGATCTCTCCCATCTCACGGAGATGGCGGCAGAATTACCCGATTCTGACATCTTTACCCGTAGTGCAGAGGTCTTTAGTGACAATCTCAGTTTAGATGCCTCTGACTTGATGAGTGCTGCTCCCACTCCAACCACAGTAACTTGGGTTAAACCCAATGAAGCCATGGGGGGTGATCTGAGTGTTGCCTCCAATCAAGGAATTAAACCCACCGTTGAAGTCGCACAACAAGGATGGGCAGCTTGGTTTATTAATGCTTCTTTGAAGCATAAACCCTGGATCGCAGCAGGTGCAACGGGAATAGCTTCTTTTTTAATGGTCTTGTTGGTCAGTACTTTTACCTCCGTGATGAGTCCTAAACCTCAATCGGGAACGACTCCTGTTCCTCAAACCTCCCAGTCAACGCCAAAGCCGCAGAATAACCAGAAGCCAGCAGCGAAGGCAACTAACAAGCCATCAGCCGCTAAATCCGGCAGTCCTGTTTTATTAATGGCTTTGTTAGGTGGACTCACAGGATTTAGTACCACGCTTTTATTTAGTTTCCTCATCTGTGGCCAAGTTAAACGAACCATCGAGGATTTACAAGCCCAATTTGATGCCATGTACGCCGGGGATTTTAACGTTAAAGCGACGATCCACTCCTCCGACGAATTAGGGCAGTTATCCCTGAGTTTTAATCAATTGGCACGGATTATTTTAACCACCACCAGTGAAGCCCAACAACGGGCAGCCGAAACAGAACAAGCTCAAGAAGATTTAACCCGACAAGTGATCCGTCTACTTGATGATGTGGAAGGGGCTGCGAGGGGTGATTTAACGGTAGAAGCGGTGGTGACGGCGGACGTATTAGGGGCAGTCGCCGATGCCTTTAACCTGACGATTCAAAACCTACGAGAAATTGTCGGACAGGTCAAGCAAGCAGCTAAACAAGTTAACAAAGGGTCAACCGATAGTGAATCTTTTGCCCGCAATAACTCTAGTGATGCCCTACGCATGGCAGAAGAATTAGCCGTTACCCTCAATTCCGTCCAGGTGATGACCGAATCTATCCAACGGGTGGCCGAAAATGCCCGTGAAGCCGAAGAAGTGGCGAGCGTTTCTTCGGTTACGGCACTCAAGGGGGGAGAAGCAGTAGAACGGACGGTAGCCGGGATTTTGGGCATCCGTGAGACCGTATCCGATACCACCCGTAAGGTGAAACGACTCGCAGAAGCGTCTCAGGAAATCTCGAAAATTGTGGCATTAATTTCTCAAATTGCTTCTCGAACCAATTTACTCGCTCTCAATGCGTCAATTCAAGCAGCCAGAGCCGGAGAAGCGGGACGAGGCTTTGCCATTGTCGCTGACGAGGTGCGCCAGTTGGCTGACCGTTCGGCGAAATCTCTAAAAGAAATTGAACAGATTGTCCTACAAATCCAAAGTGAAACGGGGTCGGTAATGACCGCAATGGAAGAAGGCATTCAACAGGTCATTAATCTAGTGGATACCTCCGAACAAGCCAAGCGATCGCTCGAAGATATTATTGATGTGTCTAACCGCATCAATGGTTTAGTTCGATCAATTACAGCCGATACGGTTAAACAACGGGAAAATTCTCGCGCGGTTACTCAGGTCATGCAGTCAGTAGAATTGACCGCTCAAGAAGCTTCCCAAGAATCCCAACGAGTAGCCGGGTCTTTACAAACTCTGGTGGCTATTTCTCGCGATTTATTGGCTTCTGTGGAACGATTTCGTGTTGATAAGTCAGAAACTTAA
- a CDS encoding chemotaxis protein CheW: MVRNPELETLNTQEIAPEIQSLQSPEGELHLRFYLPSQDEFAIPAAAIREVMQQTPDRITPIPNASPLLLGTINLRGQVIWVADLGQFLGDRVLLKTDRTEIPVIAIEEQELILGLAIEGLGDMEWLNVEELQMSSNVSDHIAPYVQGEWVLNKDSQQVLRLLDHIAILRSARWAT, translated from the coding sequence ATGGTTAGAAATCCTGAATTAGAAACGCTTAACACGCAAGAAATCGCCCCTGAGATTCAGTCCTTACAAAGCCCTGAAGGAGAATTGCATTTACGCTTTTATCTGCCTTCCCAGGACGAATTTGCCATCCCCGCAGCAGCCATTAGGGAAGTCATGCAACAGACACCCGATCGCATAACACCAATTCCCAATGCGTCCCCCTTACTGCTAGGGACGATAAATCTACGCGGTCAGGTGATTTGGGTAGCCGATTTGGGACAATTTTTAGGCGATCGCGTTCTCTTAAAAACCGATCGGACAGAAATCCCCGTGATTGCCATTGAAGAGCAAGAACTGATTTTAGGATTAGCCATTGAAGGGTTGGGGGACATGGAATGGCTCAATGTCGAAGAATTACAAATGTCTAGCAATGTCTCCGATCATATTGCCCCCTATGTCCAGGGGGAATGGGTCTTAAATAAAGACTCTCAACAAGTTTTACGTTTATTAGACCATATAGCAATTTTACGGTCAGCACGGTGGGCGACCTAA
- a CDS encoding response regulator, with protein MRAVLLVEDSPVQQEMISGILEDNGWRVIIAEDGFKALKEIEKFSPDVIVLDIVMPGMNGYEVCRRLKSDPKLKNVPVVICSSKGEEFDRYWGIKQGADAYVAKPFEPIELVGTIKKLLRK; from the coding sequence ATGAGAGCCGTTTTATTAGTAGAAGACAGTCCCGTTCAACAGGAAATGATTTCAGGTATCCTTGAAGATAATGGCTGGCGAGTCATTATCGCCGAGGATGGATTCAAGGCCCTCAAAGAAATCGAGAAATTTAGTCCCGATGTGATTGTACTAGATATTGTCATGCCCGGGATGAATGGTTACGAAGTCTGCCGTCGTCTCAAGTCCGATCCCAAACTGAAGAATGTTCCCGTAGTCATTTGTTCTTCTAAAGGAGAAGAATTTGATCGCTACTGGGGCATAAAACAGGGAGCAGATGCCTATGTCGCTAAGCCCTTTGAACCCATTGAATTAGTAGGGACAATCAAAAAACTCCTGCGAAAATAG
- a CDS encoding response regulator has translation MQGTLTEIDLRSILQLIQLGQRTGVLLVEAYRPWTLEKGQHQAIFNRAKDPPFLANLAGTFWLVFFVNGEIVYAIDGSKPPGTRLQQYLYRYRQTIPPQHLTNFSGTINNDLEYSYLWHLIEQNLLNPAQGRNLIQQMVRESLFDLLSLHQGTFIFEIGVALAPLLTSLEIAPLVQEIMKEVQQWKQLYPQIQSPQQCLRIIDNIQLQNALPSKAYQRLSLWADGKTSLRQLSHHLQRDLGTLGRGIYPYIERGWLQVVEPPSQQSLPLQSEWEWQETVESPHIVCIDDDLTIGKSVESMVTQNGYRSTVIVDPLKALSWVFEIKPDLILCDIAMPKLDGYQICTMLRHSSAFRQVPIIMLTGKEGFVERLRARMVGATDYLTKPFSEQELLLLLEKYANQPIRS, from the coding sequence ATGCAGGGAACGCTAACTGAAATTGATCTTCGCAGCATCCTGCAACTGATTCAACTCGGACAGCGAACAGGAGTATTATTAGTAGAAGCTTATCGGCCTTGGACCCTGGAAAAGGGACAACATCAGGCAATATTCAATAGAGCTAAAGACCCCCCATTTTTAGCCAATTTAGCCGGGACATTTTGGCTCGTCTTTTTTGTCAACGGGGAAATTGTTTATGCTATTGATGGCTCTAAACCTCCTGGCACTCGGCTACAGCAATATCTGTATCGCTACCGACAGACAATTCCTCCTCAACACCTCACTAATTTTTCTGGGACAATCAATAATGACCTGGAATACAGCTATTTATGGCATTTAATCGAGCAAAATTTGTTGAATCCAGCCCAAGGACGCAACCTAATCCAACAGATGGTCAGGGAGTCCCTATTTGACTTATTGAGCTTACACCAAGGAACCTTTATCTTTGAGATAGGTGTCGCTTTAGCTCCCCTGCTCACCAGTTTAGAAATTGCCCCTTTAGTCCAAGAAATCATGAAGGAGGTACAGCAGTGGAAACAATTATATCCTCAAATCCAGAGTCCCCAACAATGTTTGAGAATTATCGATAACATTCAATTACAAAACGCATTGCCTAGCAAAGCTTATCAGAGGTTATCTCTTTGGGCAGATGGAAAAACTTCCCTACGCCAACTGTCGCACCACTTACAACGGGATCTCGGAACCCTAGGAAGAGGCATTTATCCCTATATTGAACGCGGTTGGTTACAGGTCGTTGAACCTCCGTCTCAACAATCCTTACCCTTACAATCAGAGTGGGAGTGGCAAGAAACCGTTGAATCTCCCCATATTGTTTGTATTGATGATGATCTCACCATCGGCAAAAGTGTCGAATCGATGGTCACACAAAACGGCTATCGTAGTACCGTCATTGTCGATCCCCTCAAAGCCTTAAGTTGGGTATTTGAGATCAAGCCTGACCTGATTCTGTGTGACATTGCTATGCCAAAATTAGATGGTTATCAAATTTGCACGATGTTACGACATTCGAGTGCCTTTCGACAAGTTCCGATTATCATGCTCACAGGAAAAGAAGGCTTTGTTGAACGCCTTCGTGCGAGAATGGTGGGGGCAACGGACTACTTAACTAAGCCCTTTAGCGAACAAGAGTTACTCCTACTCTTAGAAAAATACGCAAATCAGCCCATTCGCAGTTAA
- the hmpF gene encoding pilus motility taxis protein HmpF, with protein sequence MLYLAEVKKQNRGFIGGSRTELRLLACQHNDQTWSAVPGDETVFTEDLDQIGEGALVMINLGNNRQIQGQPELAAPELIRQLQKLSRLSEKLKEQQEEIEQWKQSLTYQGQELSRREMEIETRLEQLEEVQSELEQIELRRQEAESVWTRVQQTQQTLHDFQSRFGDLLELPSEQIEKLQGLTRRLVQNNQEFDSLGQTLDLVLNMAEQQQQILNGFWQQIEPLKAQIQQQQRKVEQQGDVLQNHSQEVDSTRLALEQAKIQFEVQQNILANKLERLRTINVDLQSTQDLQDTLERLASSSGDIQLDSKVDLGALDNMPLGELEEIVKNLQADFNKLMSFVNEQEEELTLQCQTVEELTRKLASVTIYGRTALEEELAEEQERKQFLDETLVGQRRNVKERQEILMQHLRVLRRRQGIIDFETQAPSINLEPILLQMEELQSNAVQERQQLESEVEHLQQSLQQIREMIQHLDTEQGRKIQALKAEQDNWYQAQVTVTQLQTRLALYDAVLQPIQDRLDQLKQPLNSLRHWLSLG encoded by the coding sequence GTGCTATACCTTGCAGAAGTAAAAAAGCAGAATAGAGGATTTATTGGGGGATCTCGGACAGAATTAAGACTCCTAGCTTGTCAACACAATGACCAAACTTGGAGTGCTGTCCCTGGGGATGAAACCGTTTTTACTGAAGACCTTGACCAAATTGGGGAAGGGGCTTTGGTAATGATTAATTTAGGGAATAATAGACAAATTCAGGGTCAACCGGAATTAGCTGCTCCTGAACTCATCCGTCAATTACAAAAGTTATCGCGTCTTTCTGAAAAATTAAAAGAACAACAGGAAGAAATTGAACAATGGAAGCAATCTCTGACTTATCAAGGTCAGGAATTATCCCGTCGAGAAATGGAAATAGAGACGCGCTTGGAACAACTTGAAGAGGTACAAAGCGAATTAGAACAAATTGAATTGCGCCGCCAAGAAGCTGAGTCAGTTTGGACGAGAGTCCAACAAACGCAACAGACACTTCACGATTTTCAAAGTCGTTTTGGAGACTTGTTAGAACTTCCCTCAGAACAAATTGAAAAACTGCAAGGACTAACTCGTCGGCTCGTTCAAAATAATCAAGAATTTGATTCCCTTGGCCAAACTCTTGATCTTGTTTTAAATATGGCCGAGCAACAGCAGCAAATCCTCAATGGGTTCTGGCAACAAATCGAACCTCTTAAAGCCCAAATTCAGCAACAGCAACGGAAAGTTGAACAGCAAGGTGACGTTCTGCAAAATCATTCTCAAGAGGTTGATTCCACTCGTTTAGCCCTAGAACAAGCCAAAATCCAGTTTGAGGTTCAGCAAAATATTTTGGCTAATAAACTAGAGCGGTTGAGAACGATTAATGTCGATTTACAAAGTACCCAAGACCTACAAGATACCCTAGAGCGTCTTGCGAGTAGTAGCGGGGATATTCAACTCGATTCTAAAGTAGATTTAGGGGCTTTGGACAATATGCCTCTAGGGGAATTGGAAGAAATTGTCAAAAATCTCCAAGCTGATTTTAATAAATTGATGAGTTTCGTTAACGAACAAGAGGAAGAACTAACGTTACAATGTCAGACAGTAGAGGAGTTAACCCGCAAGTTAGCGTCGGTGACTATTTATGGACGGACTGCCCTTGAGGAAGAGTTGGCAGAAGAACAGGAAAGAAAGCAGTTTCTTGATGAAACTTTAGTGGGTCAGCGACGGAATGTCAAGGAACGGCAAGAGATTCTCATGCAGCATCTACGGGTGTTACGTCGTCGTCAAGGGATCATTGATTTTGAAACTCAGGCTCCATCGATTAATCTAGAACCGATTTTACTTCAGATGGAGGAATTACAAAGTAACGCGGTTCAAGAACGTCAACAACTTGAATCGGAAGTTGAACATTTACAACAGAGTCTCCAGCAAATTCGAGAGATGATTCAACACCTCGATACAGAACAAGGACGTAAAATTCAAGCTCTTAAAGCGGAACAAGATAACTGGTATCAAGCTCAAGTAACAGTTACTCAATTACAAACTCGTTTAGCATTATATGATGCGGTTTTACAACCCATTCAGGATCGATTAGATCAGTTGAAACAGCCGTTAAATTCATTACGTCATTGGCTGAGTCTGGGATAA
- a CDS encoding helix-turn-helix domain-containing protein has translation MTLTINKDIYSQLLVKFQPKVIETEAEYQEYGDILIELMMNTNRSEEETAILKLIASLIKEFDEKQEQPEPASPHEILQHLMEEHNMRQVDLVDKIGSKGVVSEVVNGKRAISKSQAKTLAGIFHVSPALFL, from the coding sequence ATGACTCTAACAATCAATAAAGATATCTATAGCCAACTCTTAGTTAAATTTCAACCTAAAGTGATTGAAACTGAAGCAGAATATCAAGAGTATGGTGATATACTCATCGAATTAATGATGAATACCAACAGAAGTGAAGAAGAAACAGCAATTCTCAAGTTAATTGCTTCTTTAATTAAAGAATTTGATGAAAAACAAGAGCAACCTGAACCTGCTTCTCCCCATGAAATTTTACAACATTTAATGGAAGAACATAACATGAGACAAGTTGACTTAGTTGATAAAATAGGGTCTAAAGGAGTTGTCTCAGAAGTGGTTAATGGAAAACGCGCTATTAGTAAATCTCAAGCTAAAACCTTAGCAGGGATTTTTCATGTCTCTCCAGCATTATTTCTCTAA
- a CDS encoding type II toxin-antitoxin system HigB family toxin — translation MELIRKAQLRNDASKYGDTKRVVEEWISIVKDADWNDITKVRKTYPSADYVKGKTVFNIKGNSYRLITIIDYSLKLVVYETFLTHADYDKYQF, via the coding sequence ATGGAACTAATTCGTAAAGCTCAGTTAAGGAACGATGCAAGTAAATATGGTGATACAAAACGGGTAGTAGAAGAGTGGATAAGCATTGTAAAGGATGCAGATTGGAATGATATAACTAAAGTACGAAAAACCTATCCATCAGCAGATTATGTTAAAGGCAAAACTGTATTTAATATTAAAGGCAATTCTTACCGCTTAATTACGATAATTGATTATTCTTTAAAATTAGTTGTTTATGAAACTTTTCTTACCCATGCTGACTATGACAAATATCAATTCTAA
- a CDS encoding putative toxin-antitoxin system toxin component, PIN family, producing MLKVVLDTSVFISAILSKNLETAPSKILQQWQKGSFILVISPQLQEELIIVLLRKGIKSESIENLVIIIETLALKIEGVYQATLLDKIDPNDNMFLAASYEAKANYLVSLDNHLLSLKFYHGTQILTPSLFLKVLD from the coding sequence ATGTTAAAAGTTGTTTTAGATACCTCAGTTTTTATCTCAGCTATTTTAAGCAAAAATTTAGAAACAGCACCTTCAAAAATTTTACAGCAATGGCAAAAAGGATCGTTTATTTTAGTGATTTCTCCTCAGTTACAAGAAGAATTAATTATTGTTCTGTTAAGAAAAGGAATTAAATCAGAATCTATTGAAAATTTAGTAATAATTATTGAAACTTTAGCCTTGAAAATAGAAGGAGTTTATCAAGCAACCCTTTTAGATAAAATTGATCCTAATGATAATATGTTTCTAGCTGCGTCTTATGAAGCTAAAGCTAATTATTTAGTATCCCTCGATAATCATTTACTATCTTTAAAGTTTTATCATGGTACACAAATTTTAACCCCAAGTTTATTTTTAAAAGTTTTAGATTAA